From the Ensifer adhaerens genome, the window GGCGCGATCCGCTATCGGTCCTACTCCCGCCTCGGCATAGAGCCGGAAAACATCGCCCGGATCATCGCCTTCGTGACGCTCGCCTTCGGGCTTGGCCTTCTGACGGTGACCTGTCTCAGTCTGCTCGCCGTGGGCGAATATGTGGCGCCGATGACAGGGCTCGATCCCCTGTTCCTGCGCCTGATTGCGGTCATCATCCTCGGCGGGTTGTTCTCTGTGTTCTTCCTGGCGCGCGACGGCCGCGAGGTGAGCCTGGGACGCCTGACCCTGCGGTTGCCCGATTCGCGAACGGTCTCGCGCCAGTTCCTGGTGACGGCGCTCGATCTGGCCGCTTCGGCGACCGTGCTCTACGTGCTCCTGCCGGCCGGCACCATCGGCTGGCCGGCTTTCCTTGCCGTCTACTCGCTGGCCGTCGGCGTCGGTGTCCTCAGCCACGTTCCGGCTGGTCTCGGGGTGTTCGAGACGATCATCATCGCGACGCTCGGCCACAACACCGATGTCGACACCATTCTCGGCGCGCTGGTGCTTTATCGCGTGATCTATCACGTGCTGCCGCTGGTGATCGCGATCGCCGTCGTCATTGGTATCGAGCTTCGCCAGCTTGCCGGCCATCCCGTCGCCTCCAGCGTCCGGCGTATCGGCGGGCGGATGACGCCGCTGCTGTTGGCCACGCTCGGCATCGTGCTCGCGATCATGCTCGTGCTGTCGAGCGTGACGCCGACCCCGGACGAAAACCTGGCATTTCTCGAAAGTCTGCTGCCCCTGCCGATCGTCGAGGGCGCACATTTCCTCGCGAGCCTGCTCGGGCTGGCGCTCGTCGTCGTCTCGCGCGGACTTGCTCTGCGGCTTGATGGGGCCTGGTGGGCATCAATCGTGATCGCAATCGCCGCCCTGCTGCTGTCGCTGATCAAGGCGATCGCGGTGGTGGAGGCAGGCATGCTCGCCTTCTTCCTGCTGGGGCTGCTCGTCAGCCGGCGCTTGTTCGTTCGGCCGGCTTCGCTCTTTGGTCAGGCGCTCACCATACCGTGGCTCACGGCGCTCGGGGTCATCTGCCTGGGCGGACTGGTCGTCCTGCTCTTCGTCTACCGCGATGTCGAATACAGCCACGAACTCTGGTGGCAGTTCGAATTCTCGGCCGAGGCGCCGCGTGGGCTGCGGGCGCTCTTGGGCGTGACCATCGGCGCCAGCATGCTTGCGATCTGGAGCCTGATGCGGCCTGCTGCAGGGTCGGCCGAACCCGCCTCCAACGACGCGATGGAACGGGCTTTGGCGATCGTCGAGGCACAGAACATGTCCGACGCCAATCTGGTGCGCATGGGCGACAAGAGCATCCTGTTCTCGGCCGATCGGCGGGCCTTCATCATGTACGGTCAGCGGGCCCGTTCGTGGATCGCACTCTTTGATCCGGTCGGCCCGATCGACGCCTGGCCGGAATTGATCTGGCATTTCATCGAGAAGGCGCGTGCCGCCGGTTGCCGGGCGGTCTTCTACCAGGTCTCGCCCGAAGGGCTCGCCTACTACGCCGATGCGGGGCTGCGCGCTTTCCGGCTCGGCGAACTGGCGCGCGTCGATCTCGCTCGCTTCGAGATGAAGGGCGGCAAATGGGCGAACCTGCGGCAACAGGTCAGCCGCGCTCAACGTGACGGTCTTGAGTTTCGTGTCGTTTCGCCGGCGGATGTTCCGGGGATCATGGCGGACCTGACGGAAGTGTCCGATGCCTGGCTTGCGCACCACAATGCCAAGGAAAAAGGTTTCTCGCTCGGCGCCTTCGATCCCGACTATCTGACCGAGCAGCCGGTAGCCATCCTGACCAGCGGCGGTCGCATCGTCGCCTTCGCCAACATTCTGGTGACTGCGACGAAGGAAGAAGGCACCGTCGATCTGATGCGGTTCTCCCCGGATGCGCCGAAAGGGGCGATGGACTTTCTTTTCGCCCAAGTTATGGAATACCTGAAGGCGGAAGGCTTTCGTGCCTTCAATCTCGGCATGGCGCCACTTTCAGGCATGTCGACGCGCCAGATTGCGCCGGTATGGGACCGGGCCGGCCGTACCTTCTTCGAACACGGCGAGCGCTTCTACAACTTCAAGGGTTTGCGTGCCTTCAAATCGAAGTTTCATCCGCAGTGGCAACCGCGGTATCTTGTCGCCAGTGGCGGCATCAATCCGATCCTCGCCTTGATGGATGCGACATTCCTGATCGGCGGTGGTCTCAAAGGAGTGGTGAAGAAATGATCCGTGTCGCGAACGCCTGGAAATGTCTCATCTCGGCGGCGCTGCTGCTTTCGGCTTCCATTCTTCCCGCTCTCGCGGAAGACGCGCCGAAGAGCTACGATGCCGGGATGATCCCGTCGCCGCGCATCATGCTCCCCAAGGAAAAGGCGGCCGCACTCGTCGTGCTGCTTTCGGATGCTGGTGGCTGGACGGACAAGGAGCAGGCGGTTGCCGATACGCTCACCGGTGACAAGACCGTCGTCATCGGTGTCGATCTCAAGGCTTACCTCGCGTCGCTCGCCAAGGATGACGGCGACTGCATCTACATGGTCTCCGACATCGAGTCGCTGAGCCAGCAGATACAGCGCGCCATCGGCAGCGATTCATATCAACTGCCCATCGTCGCCGGCGTGGGTGCCGGTGGTGCCATGGCGCTCGCGATTGCCGCCCAGACACCGCCGGCCACGATCGGCCAGACGCTGGCGGTCGACCCGGAGGAGGGGATAGCGCTCAAGAAGCAGCTCTGCACGCCGGCCGAGAAGGTGAAGAAAGGCGACCGCATGGTCTACGGCTTGACCGACGGCCCCTTACCGGACCCGGTCTCCGTCGTCTTCTCGCCGGAAGCCTCCGCGGATGGGCGTTCGCATGTGGCTGCGCTCATCGCGAAACATTCGGATGTCGATCAGGAGGACAGCGACGACGACGCCTTCACGACCTTGTCCGACCACCTCTCGGACATCATCGACAGCGAGAGCGACGCCGGCAATCCGTTCGGCCTGCCGCTGACCATTCTCGATGCCAAGCCTACGCGCGACACGATGGCGGTGATCTATTCGGGTGACGGCGGCTGGCGTGACATCGACAAGGAGGTCGGCGACGTCCTCCAGCAGCAGGGTGTTCCCGTCGTCGGTTTCGATTCCCTGCATTACTTCTGGTCGGAGCGCGATCCCCAGGTGACGGCGGATGATCTCGCCAAGGTGATGAGCTACTACCGCAAGCACTGGAACGTCCGCAACGTTCTGCTGATCGGTTATTCCTTCGGTGCCGATGTCCTGCCTCGAACCTTCAACCTGCTGCCGTCGGGCGAAAAGGCGCATGTGCGCCAGGTGACGCTGATGGCGCTGTCGCACATGGTCGACTACAAGGTCTCGGTGCTGGGCTGGCTGGGCGCGGAAGGCGATGGCAAGGGCGGCGATCCGCTCGACGACATCAAGCGCATCGATCCGGCGCTCGTGCAGTGCATCTACGGAATGGACGAAGAGGATGATGCCTGCCCCGAATTGAAGGGCACAGGCGTCGACGTCATCGGCATCGACGGCGGTCACCACTTTGACGAGGACTATCCGGCACTGACACGGCGCGTGCTTGATGCCCTCGATCGCCGGCTGGCGTCGGCGAAGTGACGATTTGATTTAGTCAGGCCGCCGGTGAGATCAGCGTGGCGTTCGCTTCGGCGGCGCTCTGGCTCACCGCGCGGCCGCCTTCCATGCGCACCTTGCCCTCGGCCATCAGCCGAAGCGCCATCGGATAGGTGCGGTGCTCGACGGTCAGCACCCGCGTTGCGAGGCTTTCCGATGTGTCGCCGGGTAAAACCGGAACCACCGCCTGCGCCAGGATCGGGCCTTCGTCCATCCCTTCGGTGACGAAATGCACCGTGCAGCCGGCAACTTTCATGCCGGCGTCGATGGCGCGCTGATGGGTGTGCAGGCCGGGGAAAAGCGGCAGCAGCGAGGGATGGATGTTGAGGATCCGTCCTTCATGGCGCTGGATAAAGGTTGCCGACAGTAGCCGCATGTATCCGGCCAGGCAGATGATGTCGGGCGACAGGCGGTCGAGCTCGGCAAGGATTGCTGCCTCGTGGGCGTCCTTGCTGTCGAAATCCTTGCGCAGGAAGCTGCGTGTCGGAATGCCCAGTGCCGCCGCCTTGTCGAGGCCGCCGGCATCTGCCTTGTCGGCGATAACCGCGACGATTTCGGCCGGGAAGCCCGGCTCGGCTGCCGCTTTCGCCAGCGCCAGCATGTTGGAGCCGCCGCCCGAAATGAAGACGACGACCCGCTTCTTGCCCGTCGAGACCTCAGTCGTCATAGAGCGAGGTTGCCCTTGTAGATCGTGCCGGCGGCACCTTCGTCGCGAGCGACCATGCGGCCGAGCGTAAAGACGGTTTCGCCCTCGCCGGTCAGCACAGAAGCGACCTCTGCAGCCTTGTCGGCCGGAACGACGGCGATCATGCCGACGCCGCAATTGAAGGTGCGCAGCATTTCATTGGCGGCAACGCCACCGGTCTGGGCGAGCCAGGAGAAGACCTTCGGCGCCTTGATCGCGTCGAGGTCGATCTCGGCAGCGAGATGCTTCGGCAGCACGCGCGGAATGTTTTCGGGGAAGCCGCCGCCGGTGATGTGGGCGAGCGCCTTGATCGCGCCGGTTTCGCGGATCGCCTTCAGGAGCGGCTTCACATAGATGCGCGTCGGCGTCATCAGGAGATCGGCAAGCGTGCCTTCTCCGAACGGGGCAGGGGCATCCCAGGCAAGGCCCGAGAGCGCGACGATCTTGCGCACCAGCGAATAGCCGTTGGAGTGGACGCCCGACGAGGCGAGGCCGAGGATGGCGTCGCCTTCGGAGATGTCGCCGGCCGGCAGCAACTGGCCGCGTTCGGCAGCGCCGACAGCAAAGCCCGCGAGGTCATAATCGCCGCCCGAATACATGCCCGGCATTTCGGCGGTCTCGCCGCCGATCAGTGCACAGCCCGCCTCGCGGCAGCCGCTGGCAATGCCGGCGACGATGGCCGCACCCTGGTCCGGATCGAGCTTGCCGGTTGCGAAGTAGTCGAGGAAGAACAGCGGCTCGGCGCCCTGGACCACCAGGTCGTTGACGCACATGGCGACGAGGTCGATGCCGACGGTGTCATGCTTGTTGGCGTCGATCGCGATCTTGAGCTTGGTTCCGACGCCGTCATTGGCAGCAACCAGAACCGGGTCGGTGAAGCCTGCCGCCTTCAGGTCGAACAGGCCGCCGAAGCCGCCGATTTCGCCATCGGCGCCGGGGCGCCGCGTCGAGCGCACATGCGGCTTGATCTTCTCGACCATCAGGTTACCGGCGTCGATATCCACGCCCGCGTCGCTATAGGTGAGGCCGTTCTTTCCCGACTGGCTCATGCTCGTTCTCCAAGGCTCGTCGTGCGACAGGTATTTTGCGGATGCGATTGGCACGGCAGGCAAGGGAGTGCAAGCCGAGAGCATGCATTGGCGGCGTTTTTTCAACATTTTGCCCATATCCCACGGTAGAAACGAACAGCATGGCTCCAAACCGCGCGGTGCCGCCCGGTTGGACTTGACCGGCGCCCGCGCCGCCCCCTATCTCCTCTAAAGGGTTGTGATACGCGTTCGGCGCGTGCAGCGCGCGAGAGCGAGATGAGGAAGAGTGTGCGGTTCCCCGCCCGCATCCCGCTTTCGCTGATGAGAAACGACCGCGTTTATGATTTTGGGTCGATCCGACCCCAGATGATCGTGGTCTAAGGGAGTGTCATGGATATCAAGGTCAGTGGTTCCGGATTGCAGCGCCAGGTCATCTTCTGGATGCTGGTGCTTGGCGCCTTCATTGCCTTCCTCATGGTCTTCAGCTCTATCCTGCTGCCGTTCCTTGCCGGCATGGCGCTTGCCTATTTCCTCGATCCGGTGGCCGACCGTCTCGAGCGCCTCGGCCTCAGTCGCCTGATGGCGACGGTCGTCATCCTGATCGGTTTCGTCGTCGTCTTCGTGCTGGCGCTGATGATCATCATTCCCGTGGTCGTCAGCCAGGCTTCGGACTTCATTGCGAACATCCCCGGCTATGCGTCCAAGTTGCAGGTGCTCGTCAATGAAGCACAGACGCGGCTCATTCCCGATTGGCTGGCGAGCCAGATGCCGTCGATCAAGCAGAGTTCAGGCAAGCTGTTGGAGCAGGGGGCGGCCTTCGTCGGCACGCTCTTCCAGCAGATCTGGAACTCCGGCGTGGCACTGCTCGACGTCATTTCGCTGCTCGTCGTGACCCCCGTCGTCGCCTTCTACATCCTGCTCGACTGGGACCGGATGGTGGAGAAGGTCGACAGTTGGGTGCCGCGCGACTACGTCTCGGATGTGCGCCAGATCGCCCGCGACATGAACGCGACGATCGCCGGTTTCGTGCGCGGTCAGGGCTCGCTCTGCGTCATTCTCGGCCTCTATTACGGTATCGGCCTGTCTTTGGTCGGCCTCAATTTCGGCCTGCTGATCGGCCTCTTCGCCGGCATGATCAGCTTCATCCCCTATGTCGGCTCGATGGTCGGCCTCGTGCTTGCCGTTGGCGTCGCCCTGGTGCAGTTCTGGCCGGACTATCTCTGGATCGGCCTTGTGCTTGCCGTCTTCTTCAGCGGCCAGTTCATGGAGGGCAACATCCTCCAGCCGAAGCTGGTGGGCAAGAGCGTCGGCCTGCATCCGGTCTGGCTGATGTTTGCCCTGCTCGCCTTCGGCGCGCTCTTCGGCTTCGTTGGCCTGCTGGTGGCGGTGCCGGCGGCAGCGGCCATCGGCGTGCTTGTCCGCTTCGGCATCCAGCGGTACCTTGATAGCGATCTCTATCACGGGCACGGCAAGGCAGTGGAAAAGAAGGCGAAGAGCGACAAGGCCGCCTGATTTCCGACGATTGTCCCGAGTACAGCATGACAAAACGCCCATTTGAACAAATCCCCCTGGCCTTTGGCCACGACCCGGCGACGGGCCGTGAAGACCTGCTCGTCTCCGACAGACTGAGCGCGGCGATCGCGATCGTCGACCATTGGCCGGACTGGCCCTCGCCGGTGGTCATCATCGCCGGGCCGGTCGGCTCGGGCAAATCGCACCTTGCCAGTATCTGGAAGGAGCGGGCAGGAGCTGAGGTCATCCACCCGCTCGCCGGTTCCGATGCTGCCGTCATCGCGGCTGAACGGCCCGTTCTCTTCGAGGACGCCGACCGCAGCGGCTTTGACGACACGACGCTGTTCCACGTCATCAACAATGTGCGCCAGCATGGCACCGGTCTGCTGATGACGACCCGGCTCTGGCCGATGTCCTGGCCGGTGACCCTGCCGGATCTGCGTTCTCGCCTCAAGGCTGCGACCGTCGTCGAGATCGGCGAG encodes:
- the purN gene encoding phosphoribosylglycinamide formyltransferase, whose translation is MTTEVSTGKKRVVVFISGGGSNMLALAKAAAEPGFPAEIVAVIADKADAGGLDKAAALGIPTRSFLRKDFDSKDAHEAAILAELDRLSPDIICLAGYMRLLSATFIQRHEGRILNIHPSLLPLFPGLHTHQRAIDAGMKVAGCTVHFVTEGMDEGPILAQAVVPVLPGDTSESLATRVLTVEHRTYPMALRLMAEGKVRMEGGRAVSQSAAEANATLISPAA
- a CDS encoding AI-2E family transporter codes for the protein MDIKVSGSGLQRQVIFWMLVLGAFIAFLMVFSSILLPFLAGMALAYFLDPVADRLERLGLSRLMATVVILIGFVVVFVLALMIIIPVVVSQASDFIANIPGYASKLQVLVNEAQTRLIPDWLASQMPSIKQSSGKLLEQGAAFVGTLFQQIWNSGVALLDVISLLVVTPVVAFYILLDWDRMVEKVDSWVPRDYVSDVRQIARDMNATIAGFVRGQGSLCVILGLYYGIGLSLVGLNFGLLIGLFAGMISFIPYVGSMVGLVLAVGVALVQFWPDYLWIGLVLAVFFSGQFMEGNILQPKLVGKSVGLHPVWLMFALLAFGALFGFVGLLVAVPAAAAIGVLVRFGIQRYLDSDLYHGHGKAVEKKAKSDKAA
- the purM gene encoding phosphoribosylformylglycinamidine cyclo-ligase, whose product is MSQSGKNGLTYSDAGVDIDAGNLMVEKIKPHVRSTRRPGADGEIGGFGGLFDLKAAGFTDPVLVAANDGVGTKLKIAIDANKHDTVGIDLVAMCVNDLVVQGAEPLFFLDYFATGKLDPDQGAAIVAGIASGCREAGCALIGGETAEMPGMYSGGDYDLAGFAVGAAERGQLLPAGDISEGDAILGLASSGVHSNGYSLVRKIVALSGLAWDAPAPFGEGTLADLLMTPTRIYVKPLLKAIRETGAIKALAHITGGGFPENIPRVLPKHLAAEIDLDAIKAPKVFSWLAQTGGVAANEMLRTFNCGVGMIAVVPADKAAEVASVLTGEGETVFTLGRMVARDEGAAGTIYKGNLAL
- the mprF gene encoding bifunctional lysylphosphatidylglycerol flippase/synthetase MprF — protein: MTSSISESATDDEQQAEGGWISFLRRNRRYLSAAGTLFVIALFGFAIFHLTSEVQYDEVVQALADTPWTAVAAAIFFTALSFLALTFYDVSALDYVRRKLPYADVALTAACAYAVGNTAGFGALSGGAIRYRSYSRLGIEPENIARIIAFVTLAFGLGLLTVTCLSLLAVGEYVAPMTGLDPLFLRLIAVIILGGLFSVFFLARDGREVSLGRLTLRLPDSRTVSRQFLVTALDLAASATVLYVLLPAGTIGWPAFLAVYSLAVGVGVLSHVPAGLGVFETIIIATLGHNTDVDTILGALVLYRVIYHVLPLVIAIAVVIGIELRQLAGHPVASSVRRIGGRMTPLLLATLGIVLAIMLVLSSVTPTPDENLAFLESLLPLPIVEGAHFLASLLGLALVVVSRGLALRLDGAWWASIVIAIAALLLSLIKAIAVVEAGMLAFFLLGLLVSRRLFVRPASLFGQALTIPWLTALGVICLGGLVVLLFVYRDVEYSHELWWQFEFSAEAPRGLRALLGVTIGASMLAIWSLMRPAAGSAEPASNDAMERALAIVEAQNMSDANLVRMGDKSILFSADRRAFIMYGQRARSWIALFDPVGPIDAWPELIWHFIEKARAAGCRAVFYQVSPEGLAYYADAGLRAFRLGELARVDLARFEMKGGKWANLRQQVSRAQRDGLEFRVVSPADVPGIMADLTEVSDAWLAHHNAKEKGFSLGAFDPDYLTEQPVAILTSGGRIVAFANILVTATKEEGTVDLMRFSPDAPKGAMDFLFAQVMEYLKAEGFRAFNLGMAPLSGMSTRQIAPVWDRAGRTFFEHGERFYNFKGLRAFKSKFHPQWQPRYLVASGGINPILALMDATFLIGGGLKGVVKK
- a CDS encoding virulence factor family protein, encoding MIRVANAWKCLISAALLLSASILPALAEDAPKSYDAGMIPSPRIMLPKEKAAALVVLLSDAGGWTDKEQAVADTLTGDKTVVIGVDLKAYLASLAKDDGDCIYMVSDIESLSQQIQRAIGSDSYQLPIVAGVGAGGAMALAIAAQTPPATIGQTLAVDPEEGIALKKQLCTPAEKVKKGDRMVYGLTDGPLPDPVSVVFSPEASADGRSHVAALIAKHSDVDQEDSDDDAFTTLSDHLSDIIDSESDAGNPFGLPLTILDAKPTRDTMAVIYSGDGGWRDIDKEVGDVLQQQGVPVVGFDSLHYFWSERDPQVTADDLAKVMSYYRKHWNVRNVLLIGYSFGADVLPRTFNLLPSGEKAHVRQVTLMALSHMVDYKVSVLGWLGAEGDGKGGDPLDDIKRIDPALVQCIYGMDEEDDACPELKGTGVDVIGIDGGHHFDEDYPALTRRVLDALDRRLASAK
- the hdaA gene encoding DnaA regulatory inactivator HdaA, with translation MTKRPFEQIPLAFGHDPATGREDLLVSDRLSAAIAIVDHWPDWPSPVVIIAGPVGSGKSHLASIWKERAGAEVIHPLAGSDAAVIAAERPVLFEDADRSGFDDTTLFHVINNVRQHGTGLLMTTRLWPMSWPVTLPDLRSRLKAATVVEIGEPDDELLTQVLIKLFADRQLFVDERLVGYIVQRMERSLEAAQTIVERIDHLALSRGTKLSRVLASEVLEELGNQRRSD